The following are encoded in a window of Pseudalgibacter alginicilyticus genomic DNA:
- a CDS encoding SDR family oxidoreductase, giving the protein MDLQLQDKVVIVTGGSKGIGLGIVESLIRENAIPVIITRNKASVSEVVKEFKANGHEVFYALAELTDPEQCKNAVNAVVEKYGRIDGLVNNAGANDGVGLESGDYDGFMHSLKRNLVHYYLMAHYTLPELKKSKGAIVNIGSKTADTGQGGTSGYAASNGGRNALTREWAVELLPYSIRVNALIVAECYTPLYEKWISTFPNKEEKLAAITLNIPFENRMTTAEEIGDAVIFLLSSKSGHTTGQLLYVDGGYTHLDRSIETR; this is encoded by the coding sequence ATGGATTTACAGTTACAAGATAAAGTAGTAATAGTTACAGGAGGATCAAAGGGTATAGGATTAGGAATTGTTGAATCTTTAATAAGAGAGAATGCTATTCCCGTTATTATTACTAGAAATAAGGCCAGTGTTTCGGAAGTTGTTAAGGAGTTTAAAGCAAATGGTCATGAAGTATTTTATGCATTGGCAGAGCTTACTGATCCAGAACAATGCAAAAACGCTGTAAATGCTGTTGTTGAAAAATACGGTCGCATTGATGGACTTGTTAATAATGCAGGTGCTAATGATGGGGTTGGATTAGAAAGTGGCGATTATGATGGTTTTATGCATTCTTTAAAGCGGAATTTAGTTCATTATTATTTAATGGCTCATTATACGCTGCCTGAGCTAAAGAAAAGCAAAGGAGCCATTGTGAATATTGGTTCTAAAACTGCAGATACTGGTCAAGGAGGTACTTCTGGTTATGCGGCATCAAATGGTGGACGTAATGCTTTAACCAGAGAATGGGCTGTGGAGTTACTACCATATAGTATTCGTGTAAATGCACTAATTGTAGCCGAATGTTATACACCTTTATATGAAAAATGGATTAGTACATTTCCAAATAAAGAAGAAAAGTTGGCAGCAATCACATTAAATATCCCTTTTGAAAATCGTATGACTACAGCAGAGGAAATAGGAGACGCCGTAATATTTTTACTGTCGAGTAAGTCTGGACATACAACAGGTCAATTATTGTATGTAGATGGTGGTTATACACATTTAGACAGATCAATTGAAACACGTTAA
- a CDS encoding amidohydrolase family protein gives MKIDAHQHFWIYNPVRDSWIDESMQLIRKDFLPIDLKPILEANSVDGCIAVQADQSEAETEFLLQCAQDNPFIKGVVGWVDLRADNVEERLAYFSKNKNFKGVRHIVQGETDDAFMLRPEFLNGIRKLEQFGLTYDILIHQHQLKQAIALVEKFPHQKFILDHIAKPKISEGIDAEWKKNIQILAAYKNVSCKISGLVTETSNFQWNESIFIPFLDTIVEAFGVKRIMFGSDWPVCLLAGQYQEVLQIITNYFGGFSKEDIEKVMSENAVQVYNLNI, from the coding sequence ATGAAGATTGATGCTCATCAACATTTTTGGATATATAATCCAGTTAGAGATAGCTGGATTGATGAGTCTATGCAACTTATTAGAAAAGATTTTCTACCAATAGATTTAAAGCCAATATTAGAGGCGAATAGTGTTGACGGTTGTATTGCTGTTCAAGCAGATCAATCTGAAGCAGAAACAGAATTTCTTTTGCAATGCGCTCAGGATAATCCTTTTATTAAAGGTGTTGTAGGTTGGGTAGACTTAAGAGCTGATAATGTTGAAGAGCGGTTAGCATATTTTTCAAAAAACAAAAACTTTAAGGGGGTTAGACATATTGTTCAAGGAGAAACTGACGATGCGTTTATGCTAAGGCCAGAATTTTTGAACGGTATAAGAAAATTAGAGCAGTTTGGTTTAACATATGATATTTTAATTCATCAACATCAATTGAAACAAGCTATTGCTTTGGTTGAAAAGTTTCCCCATCAAAAATTTATTTTAGATCATATTGCTAAACCTAAAATATCAGAAGGTATTGATGCCGAATGGAAAAAAAATATTCAGATATTAGCAGCATATAAAAACGTATCTTGCAAAATATCTGGATTAGTTACTGAAACGAGTAATTTTCAGTGGAATGAATCAATATTTATACCTTTTTTGGACACTATTGTTGAGGCTTTTGGAGTTAAAAGAATAATGTTTGGTTCAGATTGGCCAGTATGTTTACTTGCTGGACAGTATCAAGAAGTTTTGCAGATAATTACAAATTATTTCGGAGGTTTTTCAAAAGAAGATATAGAAAAGGTAATGAGTGAAAATGCCGTGCAGGTGTATAATTTAAATATATAA
- a CDS encoding fumarylacetoacetate hydrolase family protein, whose amino-acid sequence MKLIRFGAEGNEQPGVQLTDGTKLDVSAFGTDYNEEFFGNNGIEKLSAWLGENQSSCPKVSDDVRLGVPLTRPSKIVCVGLNYAQHAAEAGMEVPKEPVLFFKSTTALVGPNDDVIIPKNSTKSDWEVELAIVIGKKASYVEEANAFDHVAGYVLHNDVSERAFQIERSGQWCKGKGCDTFAPVGPFIATKDEIPNPNNLNLWLKLNGKMMQNSSTSDFIFNVQHVVSHISQFMTLLPGDIISTGTPFGVGLGLTPPLYLKEGDVMELGIEGLGVSRQVCKNYQG is encoded by the coding sequence ATGAAATTAATAAGATTTGGAGCAGAAGGAAATGAGCAACCAGGCGTGCAATTAACAGATGGAACGAAATTAGATGTTTCGGCATTTGGTACAGATTATAACGAAGAATTTTTTGGTAATAACGGTATTGAAAAATTAAGTGCTTGGTTAGGAGAAAATCAATCAAGTTGTCCAAAAGTTTCAGATGATGTGCGTTTAGGAGTGCCTTTAACAAGACCTTCTAAAATTGTATGTGTTGGTTTAAATTATGCGCAACATGCTGCTGAAGCAGGTATGGAAGTTCCTAAAGAACCAGTATTATTTTTTAAATCTACTACGGCACTTGTTGGGCCAAATGATGATGTTATCATACCAAAAAACAGTACAAAATCAGATTGGGAAGTAGAATTAGCCATTGTGATTGGAAAAAAAGCATCTTATGTTGAAGAAGCTAATGCTTTTGACCATGTGGCAGGTTATGTTTTGCATAATGACGTTAGTGAACGTGCTTTTCAAATTGAGCGTTCAGGACAATGGTGTAAAGGGAAAGGCTGTGATACATTTGCGCCAGTAGGACCTTTTATTGCAACTAAAGATGAAATTCCAAATCCAAATAATTTAAACTTATGGTTGAAATTAAATGGAAAGATGATGCAAAATAGCTCAACGTCAGATTTTATATTTAATGTACAACACGTTGTTAGCCATATTAGTCAGTTTATGACTTTATTACCTGGTGATATTATTTCTACAGGAACACCATTTGGAGTAGGTTTAGGGTTAACACCACCTTTATATTTAAAAGAAGGTGATGTTATGGAATTAGGTATAGAAGGCTTGGGTGTATCTAGACAAGTTTGTAAAAACTATCAAGGTTAG
- a CDS encoding SDR family NAD(P)-dependent oxidoreductase has product MTKFSLKNKVALVTGGGSGIGKAISLTFAKQGAKVHILDFNLEAANETVDEIKGFGEIAEAHKCDVSNQSNVNTIVEAITKNGPIDILINNAGIAHVGNIEGVEEADLDRLYNVNIKGVYNCIKACLPSLKQTGNGVILNIASIASTVGINDRFAYSMTKGAVLTMTYSIAKDFIKDGIRCNSIAPGRVHTPFVDGFIKNNYPGKEEEMFEKLSQTQPIGRMGKPQEMADLVLFLCSDEAGFITGSNYAIDGGFVTLNGN; this is encoded by the coding sequence ATGACAAAATTTAGTTTAAAAAATAAAGTAGCCTTAGTAACAGGAGGTGGAAGTGGTATAGGAAAAGCAATTTCTTTAACATTTGCTAAACAAGGTGCAAAAGTTCATATATTAGATTTTAATTTAGAAGCTGCCAATGAAACAGTGGATGAAATTAAAGGTTTTGGAGAGATAGCTGAAGCACATAAATGTGATGTTTCTAATCAAAGTAATGTAAATACCATTGTGGAAGCGATAACTAAAAATGGTCCTATTGATATTCTAATAAACAATGCAGGTATTGCACATGTTGGAAATATAGAAGGAGTAGAAGAAGCTGATTTAGATAGATTATACAACGTAAATATTAAAGGTGTTTATAACTGTATTAAGGCTTGTTTGCCATCTTTAAAGCAAACAGGCAATGGTGTAATTTTAAATATAGCATCAATAGCCTCAACGGTTGGAATTAATGATCGTTTTGCATACTCTATGACTAAAGGAGCCGTTTTAACCATGACATATTCTATAGCAAAAGATTTTATAAAAGATGGAATTCGTTGTAATAGTATTGCGCCAGGTCGTGTTCATACCCCTTTTGTTGATGGTTTTATAAAAAATAACTACCCAGGAAAAGAGGAAGAAATGTTTGAGAAATTATCACAAACACAGCCTATTGGTCGTATGGGCAAACCACAGGAAATGGCTGATTTGGTTTTGTTTTTATGCTCTGATGAAGCAGGATTTATTACAGGTTCAAATTATGCTATAGATGGTGGTTTTGTAACCCTAAATGGAAATTAA
- a CDS encoding UxaA family hydrolase produces the protein MSVHQKVLKIHSKDNVIVALTDLKKGEQIVHENQVYEIQNDILAKHKFITESLNEGDSVYMFGVLVGKAKKTIAKGDLISTTNLIHDTEAYGVNDSDKQEVWEAPDISKFVNKTFEGYHRADGKVGTENNWLVIPLVFCQNRNVEVLKQALIEKLGYGKKQHLGLDVDGLINDYTSGVSTEAILEKNILTDGEDHSKNPLFPNVDGVKFLTHDGGCGGATSDSIALCNLLAGYINNPNVAGATVLSLGCQHAQASILQDALLKMSPNIQKPVYILEQQKSISEKELLAEAVKKTFVGLIEANKIERKPAPLSKLVIGLECGGSDGFSGISANPTLGYVSDLIVGLGGATVLSEFPELNGVEQELINRCTNPEKASKFSSIMSTYNSKAEALGAAFSMNPSPGNIKDGLITDAIKSAGAAKKGGTSPVEDVLDYTEQVVKPGLNLLCTPGNDVESTTGLAGSGCNIILFTTGLGTPTGNPITPVIKVSSNTKLYEKMNDIIDFNAGAIIEGTTSIPETGEVLLDYIIEVASGKQTKARQLRQDDFIPWKRGMSL, from the coding sequence ATGAGCGTACATCAAAAAGTATTGAAAATCCATTCGAAGGATAATGTTATTGTTGCCCTTACTGATTTAAAGAAAGGAGAGCAAATAGTTCATGAAAATCAAGTATATGAAATTCAGAATGATATTTTAGCTAAACATAAATTTATAACAGAATCTTTAAACGAGGGAGATTCTGTATATATGTTTGGTGTTTTGGTGGGTAAAGCAAAAAAAACAATTGCTAAGGGAGATTTAATAAGTACTACGAATTTAATTCATGATACAGAAGCCTATGGCGTAAATGATTCGGATAAACAAGAAGTATGGGAAGCTCCAGATATTTCTAAATTTGTAAATAAAACTTTTGAAGGCTATCATAGAGCTGATGGAAAAGTAGGGACAGAAAATAATTGGTTGGTTATTCCTTTGGTGTTTTGTCAAAATAGAAATGTTGAGGTATTAAAACAAGCTCTAATTGAAAAATTAGGCTATGGAAAAAAACAACACTTAGGTTTAGATGTTGATGGTTTAATTAACGACTATACTTCTGGGGTTTCAACAGAAGCTATTTTAGAAAAAAATATATTAACTGATGGAGAAGACCATTCTAAAAATCCATTGTTTCCAAACGTTGATGGTGTTAAATTCTTAACCCATGATGGAGGCTGTGGTGGCGCAACTTCAGATTCTATAGCATTATGCAATTTATTGGCAGGTTATATAAATAACCCAAATGTAGCAGGTGCTACTGTTTTAAGTTTAGGGTGTCAACATGCTCAAGCAAGTATTTTACAAGATGCACTTTTAAAAATGTCACCTAACATTCAAAAACCTGTTTACATTTTAGAACAGCAAAAAAGTATTTCAGAAAAAGAATTATTAGCTGAGGCAGTAAAGAAGACATTTGTTGGTTTAATTGAAGCCAATAAAATTGAACGAAAACCAGCCCCATTATCTAAATTAGTAATTGGATTAGAATGTGGTGGTTCAGACGGATTTTCAGGTATTTCGGCAAACCCTACCTTAGGCTATGTTTCTGATTTAATTGTTGGTTTAGGCGGTGCTACGGTATTGTCAGAATTTCCAGAATTAAATGGTGTTGAGCAAGAGCTTATAAACAGATGTACAAATCCAGAGAAAGCCAGTAAATTTTCTTCAATAATGTCTACATATAATTCCAAGGCAGAAGCTTTAGGAGCTGCATTTTCAATGAATCCTTCACCAGGAAACATTAAAGATGGTTTGATTACCGATGCTATTAAATCTGCAGGTGCAGCCAAAAAAGGAGGAACTTCTCCAGTAGAAGATGTTTTAGATTATACGGAACAAGTTGTAAAACCTGGTTTAAATTTATTGTGTACTCCTGGAAACGATGTGGAATCTACAACAGGTTTGGCAGGTTCAGGATGTAATATTATCTTATTTACTACAGGTTTAGGAACTCCAACAGGAAATCCTATTACTCCTGTGATAAAAGTATCATCCAATACGAAACTATATGAAAAGATGAATGATATTATAGATTTTAATGCAGGAGCAATTATTGAAGGTACTACTTCAATTCCAGAAACAGGAGAAGTTTTGTTGGATTATATTATTGAAGTGGCAAGTGGTAAGCAAACTAAAGCAAGACAATTAAGACAAGATGATTTTATTCCTTGGAAACGTGGTATGTCTTTGTAA
- a CDS encoding sulfatase, translating to MKNVLFVFIMSLVFSYKTKSQTPNILFIAVDDLSTNLGVYGNNIVQSPNLDKLASEGTAFANHFVQIPTCGASRASMLTGLRPKNRAQLKNNILELVATTKKEEETPESFIHHLRRHGYYTVGIGKISHSADGLVYGYNDKPSETFELPFSWDEFLFDSGKWKTGWNAFFAYANGENRQSMKNQVKPYEAGNVGDEGYPDGLTAKLALSSLKKLKDSSEPFFLGVGFFKPHLPFNAPKKYWDLYDRGSILISENPSIPKHVNLKSLHDSGEFNSYKLTDEIPNLENQISDDYAKKLTHAYYASISYVDYQIGLVLNELKALGLDKNTIVVIWGDHGWHLGHQQIWGKHSLFENALKSTLIIKNPKAKTSGNVLDNVVETVDLYPTLMKLANIEIPYDLDGESLDGLLNSEEVKHTNTAYSYFKDGISLRTERYRLTKYFRVEEPNIELYDHLKDPNETINIAQKKKDIVTKLMPLLEKGNTGLYQTQ from the coding sequence ATGAAGAATGTTTTATTTGTTTTTATAATGAGTTTGGTGTTTTCTTATAAAACAAAGTCGCAGACTCCAAATATTTTATTTATTGCCGTAGATGATCTTAGTACCAATCTTGGAGTTTACGGAAATAACATTGTACAATCGCCAAACTTAGATAAATTAGCATCTGAGGGTACTGCATTTGCAAATCATTTTGTGCAAATTCCTACATGTGGAGCCTCAAGAGCATCTATGTTAACGGGATTAAGACCAAAAAATCGTGCACAACTTAAGAACAACATTTTAGAGCTTGTAGCAACTACAAAAAAAGAAGAAGAGACTCCTGAATCTTTTATACATCACTTAAGAAGACATGGCTATTATACAGTAGGTATTGGTAAAATCAGCCATTCTGCAGATGGCTTGGTGTATGGTTATAATGACAAACCTTCAGAAACGTTTGAATTGCCTTTTAGTTGGGATGAGTTTCTTTTTGATAGTGGAAAATGGAAAACAGGTTGGAATGCTTTTTTTGCTTATGCGAATGGAGAAAACCGACAGAGTATGAAAAATCAGGTAAAACCCTACGAAGCTGGCAATGTTGGTGATGAAGGGTATCCAGATGGTTTAACTGCAAAATTAGCTTTATCTTCACTTAAAAAACTAAAAGACAGTTCAGAACCATTTTTTTTAGGAGTTGGTTTTTTTAAACCTCATTTACCTTTTAATGCTCCAAAAAAATACTGGGATCTTTATGATAGAGGTTCTATCTTAATTTCTGAAAATCCAAGTATTCCAAAACATGTTAATTTAAAGAGTTTACATGATAGTGGAGAATTCAATAGTTATAAATTAACAGATGAAATTCCTAATTTAGAGAATCAAATATCTGATGATTATGCTAAAAAGTTAACCCATGCTTATTATGCAAGCATCAGTTATGTAGACTATCAAATTGGTTTGGTATTAAATGAGCTTAAGGCTCTAGGGTTAGATAAAAATACTATTGTGGTTATTTGGGGCGATCATGGGTGGCATTTAGGACATCAACAAATTTGGGGGAAACATTCTTTATTTGAAAATGCGTTAAAAAGCACGTTAATTATAAAAAATCCAAAGGCCAAAACTTCAGGAAATGTTCTGGATAATGTGGTAGAAACAGTTGATTTATATCCTACTTTAATGAAACTTGCAAACATTGAGATACCATATGATTTAGATGGGGAAAGTTTAGACGGTTTGTTGAATAGTGAAGAAGTGAAACACACTAATACAGCCTACAGTTATTTTAAAGATGGAATTTCGCTTCGCACCGAAAGATATCGTTTAACAAAGTACTTTAGAGTGGAGGAACCTAATATTGAATTATATGATCATTTGAAAGATCCAAATGAAACTATTAACATAGCTCAAAAGAAAAAAGATATAGTAACTAAATTAATGCCTCTTTTAGAAAAAGGTAATACAGGATTGTATCAAACACAATAG
- a CDS encoding glycoside hydrolase family 3 N-terminal domain-containing protein has protein sequence MKQYRIIALLVMSFFFIGMDVDKKSIYHKGWIDFNKNGVKDVFEDSEASLESRVANLISLMNVNEKTCQLTTLYGFARVLEDELPTVEWKNRVWKDGIANIDEHLNTIWNQEKTHTKYAYPYSTHAETINSVQKWFVEETRLGIPVDFTNEGVHGLCHEKATPLPAPIGIGSTWNKELVRKAGEIVGREAKALGYTNIYAPILDVARDQRWGRVLECYGEDPYHIAELGKQMTLGIQSQGVASTLKHFAVYSIPKGARDGEARTDSHVAPREMFQLHLYPFQRVIKEAAPMGIMSSYNDYDGVPITASRYFLTDLLREKYGFNGYVVSDSEAVEYVSEKHRVAADYKEAVRQVIEAGLNVRTTFRTPESFIEPLRELISEGKISMKTIDSRVADVLRVKFRLGLFDSPYVEYPKAADKLVHTAENEAFSKQINRESLVLLKNENNLLPLDINKLDNILITGPLAKELNFTFSRYGPAFNPSVSVYEGIKNYVGRDVKVAYEKGCDVVDPDWPGSEIIPTELSAKEQADIEAAVEKAKQSDIIIAVVGEDELRVGETKSRTSLNLPGRQFQLVQALYATGKPVVLVLINGQPLTINWENKFIPAILEAWFPSTAAGEVIAETLFGDYNPGGKLSITFPKTVGQIQLNFPYKPGSHAGQPGEGPNGYGNTRVLGPLYPFGYGLSYTTFEYSDLVVTPDLLNAQADVNVSFKVKNTGKMAGDEVVQMYIKDVVSSVTTYESILRGFDRLHLKPNETKTINFTLHPDDLAILDKDMNWTVEPGTFDVMIGSSSIDIKLKDSFEVKAVN, from the coding sequence ATGAAGCAGTATAGAATAATTGCCTTATTAGTGATGTCCTTTTTTTTTATAGGAATGGATGTTGATAAGAAATCAATTTACCATAAAGGCTGGATTGATTTTAATAAAAATGGTGTGAAAGATGTGTTTGAAGATTCGGAAGCTTCATTGGAGTCTCGAGTAGCAAACCTTATTTCATTAATGAATGTTAATGAAAAAACGTGTCAACTAACAACATTATACGGCTTTGCACGAGTTTTAGAAGATGAATTGCCAACAGTTGAATGGAAAAATCGTGTTTGGAAAGATGGTATTGCAAATATTGACGAACATTTAAATACCATTTGGAATCAAGAAAAAACACATACTAAATATGCGTACCCATACAGTACCCATGCAGAAACTATTAATAGCGTTCAAAAATGGTTTGTTGAAGAAACGAGGTTAGGTATTCCTGTAGATTTTACAAATGAAGGTGTTCATGGTTTATGCCATGAAAAAGCAACACCACTTCCTGCCCCCATCGGTATTGGAAGTACGTGGAATAAAGAACTTGTTAGAAAAGCTGGAGAAATTGTTGGAAGAGAAGCAAAAGCATTAGGATATACCAATATTTACGCACCTATTTTAGATGTAGCGCGTGATCAACGTTGGGGGCGTGTTTTAGAATGTTATGGTGAAGATCCTTATCATATTGCCGAATTGGGAAAACAAATGACTTTAGGTATCCAATCACAAGGTGTTGCATCAACTTTAAAACATTTTGCAGTTTATAGTATTCCTAAAGGTGCTCGTGATGGGGAAGCAAGAACCGATTCACATGTAGCACCACGCGAGATGTTTCAATTGCATTTGTACCCTTTTCAACGTGTTATAAAAGAAGCTGCTCCTATGGGAATTATGAGTAGCTATAATGATTATGATGGTGTTCCAATTACAGCAAGTCGTTATTTTTTAACCGATTTACTTCGCGAAAAATATGGTTTTAATGGGTATGTTGTGTCTGATAGTGAAGCGGTAGAATATGTTTCTGAAAAACATAGAGTTGCAGCAGATTATAAAGAGGCAGTACGACAAGTTATTGAAGCAGGTTTAAATGTAAGAACTACTTTTAGAACACCAGAATCTTTTATAGAACCTTTACGGGAGTTGATTAGTGAGGGGAAAATTTCAATGAAAACTATAGATTCTAGGGTTGCTGATGTGTTACGTGTGAAATTTAGATTAGGATTATTTGATAGTCCGTATGTTGAATATCCAAAAGCTGCTGATAAATTAGTGCACACTGCTGAAAATGAAGCATTTTCAAAACAAATCAACCGCGAATCATTAGTGCTTCTTAAAAATGAGAATAACTTACTGCCGTTAGATATAAATAAGTTAGATAATATATTGATAACTGGACCTTTAGCTAAAGAGCTGAATTTTACTTTTAGTAGATATGGCCCAGCATTTAACCCGTCAGTTTCGGTGTATGAAGGCATTAAAAATTATGTTGGTCGTGATGTAAAAGTTGCTTACGAAAAAGGTTGTGATGTTGTAGATCCTGATTGGCCAGGTAGTGAAATTATTCCAACAGAGTTATCGGCAAAGGAACAAGCTGATATAGAAGCGGCCGTAGAAAAAGCAAAGCAATCAGACATTATTATTGCTGTTGTTGGTGAAGACGAATTACGTGTTGGTGAAACAAAATCACGAACCAGTCTTAATCTACCAGGACGCCAATTTCAATTAGTGCAAGCATTATATGCTACAGGAAAGCCAGTTGTTTTAGTATTAATAAACGGTCAGCCGTTAACTATAAATTGGGAAAATAAATTTATACCTGCTATTTTGGAGGCATGGTTTCCAAGTACAGCTGCGGGTGAGGTGATTGCAGAAACATTGTTTGGAGATTATAACCCAGGAGGTAAATTATCCATTACGTTTCCTAAAACAGTTGGGCAAATTCAATTGAATTTTCCTTATAAGCCGGGATCGCATGCCGGGCAACCAGGAGAAGGTCCTAATGGTTATGGTAATACACGTGTTTTAGGGCCTTTATATCCTTTTGGTTATGGATTGAGTTATACAACTTTTGAATATAGTGATTTGGTGGTAACTCCAGATTTATTAAATGCTCAAGCTGATGTTAATGTATCATTTAAGGTAAAGAATACTGGAAAAATGGCGGGTGATGAGGTTGTTCAAATGTACATTAAAGATGTAGTCAGCAGTGTAACTACTTATGAATCTATTTTACGAGGTTTTGATCGCTTACATTTAAAACCAAATGAAACGAAAACTATTAATTTTACGTTACATCCTGATGACTTAGCCATTTTGGATAAGGATATGAACTGGACAGTAGAGCCAGGGACTTTTGATGTCATGATAGGAAGTTCATCAATAGATATAAAATTAAAAGACAGCTTTGAAGTTAAAGCGGTTAATTAA
- a CDS encoding DUF6250 domain-containing protein, with product MKKTLFCKTKRIVFSFFVLVIMLTGCAQEVKEVSIKDDLIVEGKLIYENNFDNDLADWKVEQMPKGTVEINDGKMEITDVSGCTVWLTKEFKGPIMIEYDVNIIDKGGPQDRVSDLNCFWMATDPKNPTNLFADSKKRGGKFSNYDTLQLYYMGVGGNFNKTTRFRRYVGNGERPLLPEHDLSDSKYMLESNKNYHIKIIAYNDIIQYYRDNQLLVNFLDEAPYTSGYFGLRTVNNHMTVDNFKVYQLSN from the coding sequence ATGAAAAAAACACTTTTTTGTAAAACTAAACGTATTGTATTCTCTTTTTTTGTTTTAGTTATTATGCTCACAGGCTGTGCACAAGAGGTAAAAGAAGTGAGTATAAAGGATGATTTAATTGTAGAAGGCAAATTGATATATGAGAATAATTTTGATAATGATTTAGCCGATTGGAAAGTTGAGCAAATGCCAAAAGGAACTGTTGAAATTAATGACGGCAAAATGGAAATCACCGATGTTTCTGGTTGTACTGTGTGGTTAACAAAAGAATTTAAAGGCCCCATCATGATTGAATATGATGTAAATATAATTGATAAAGGAGGTCCTCAAGACCGTGTTTCTGATTTAAATTGTTTTTGGATGGCAACAGATCCAAAAAATCCAACAAATTTGTTTGCAGATTCTAAAAAAAGAGGCGGAAAATTTTCAAATTATGATACACTTCAATTGTATTATATGGGGGTTGGAGGCAATTTTAATAAAACAACGCGATTTAGAAGGTATGTAGGCAATGGAGAAAGACCCTTATTGCCAGAGCACGATTTATCAGATTCTAAATATATGTTAGAGTCCAATAAAAATTATCATATAAAAATAATAGCTTACAATGATATTATACAATATTATAGAGATAATCAATTATTAGTGAATTTTTTGGATGAAGCTCCGTACACATCAGGGTATTTTGGTCTTAGAACGGTTAATAATCATATGACAGTTGATAATTTTAAGGTGTATCAATTATCAAATTAA